The Topomyia yanbarensis strain Yona2022 chromosome 3, ASM3024719v1, whole genome shotgun sequence nucleotide sequence AAGCTTTGCAAATGCCTATAAGCTTTATACAAGCTTTGCTAATGCTTATAAGCACTACGAATTTTAAGCATTTAAACAGGTCGTATATGGGTATATGAGGCTCTATTGTAGAGCTTATAAACCCTGTAGCTATAAGCCAGATAGGGTAGTCACCGATGTCATTTTAATGCCTGTTATAGTTGACATTACCATTACTCTAAACaataaattccaaatcaaaacaaatatgatatGAGACACATTCAAAGCATAAGAAAACTTCCGAGGTTTTGGCATGTCgtcgtaaacaaattaaaggacACAAAACCTTCGAGCCATAAATGATATGATACATGATTTATTTCAATTTAGTATACATCTAATGATAGTTTTACAAAATATGATCTAAACCTAGCGCCCAATTATAAGTATAATCACAACAGAAATCTCTCAATTTAAGAACGGCAAATATCAGCTAGATTAACCAACTCCCAAATGGATCAAACAGCAAACGCGCTGGAGCAAAGTAACTTCCAAATCTTCCAAAGGTTTCTACCTTCGAACCTGGAACGCACGCCGCACTGCAAAAAAAACCAAACGGCGCATGCGATAGAAAGACCATGAAAGAAAGAACGagaaaaaactttttattccctgtttttgttttgttttttttttcaagcagTGGGTTATACCCACCACAAATTGTTTTGACATATTTCCATAAAAAAGTAGGAGTAGGCAGTATATCAGCCGAATATTTCGCCAAAAGTGGCCTTTAAGCAACACTAAAGTACGATATTGCACCTATAAGCTCTGCTACCCTTGATCTATAAGCGACTATAAAACCGAATTGATGCCATTTTCACGGCttagtggttacttgggtacaCACCAAATTTTTTTCGCCGAATGTGAGCAAAAGCTTACcgaattttcatcagctgaaagTTTCAGCAATACAAGATACCAAAAAATCGGCAATTTGAATTGAACCTGTTTGACAGATTCGCTTTACTGAAAATTCAGTTATTTATATTGTCAAATTGACAGCACGATTGCCGAATTCTCAGTATTCCAGGCTGAATTGCTGTAAATCCGGTAATTGCgctgtcaatttgacaattcaattactgaattttcagcaaagcAAATCTGTCAAACAGGTGCAATTCAAATTGCAGATTTTTCGGCATCTTTGTATTGCTGAAACTTTCAGCTGATGAatgttcagcaaaattttgctgaaatctGCAACCAAATTTTGGTGTGTGAGCAAAGTGGCTTTATAAATATTGATTTTTAGTGATACATTTACCGActttcagcaaaacaaacgtcacttctaCTGAGATCTCGGTAAAAGCTTTGTTAGCTATGTAAAACTCGgtaaaatttgagaaaaactGAGTTTCGGTAAAACAAATTTAAGTGTGCAAACTGAAATACATTCGTcatttatggcgatttcgcttgaaccctgATATTTGCCGTTCTTAAATTGAGAGATTTCTGTTGTGATTATACTTATAATTGGGCGCAAGGTTTAGATCATATTTTGTAAAACTATCATTAGATGTATACTAAATTGAAATAAATCATGTATCATATCATTTATGGCTCGATGGTTTTGTgtcctttaatttgtttacgacGACATGCCAAAACCTCGGAAGTTTTCTTATGCTTTGAATGTGTCTCatatcatatttgttttgatttggaatttattGTTTAGAGTAATGGAAATGTCAACTATAACAGGCATTAAAATGGCATCGGTGACTACCCTATCTGGCTTATAGCTACAGGGTTTATAAGCTCTACAATAGAGCCTCATATACCCATATACGACCTGTTTAAATGCTTAAAATTCGTAGTGCTTATAAGCATTAGCAAAGCTTGTATAAAGCTTATAGGCATTTGCAAAGCTTGTATAGAACCTATAAGCATCGAAAAGCTGTTATAAGGTGAATATAATGCTTGCTTTAGTGCttagtggttacttgggtagtatAGTGTTGTCTAAAATAAATCGTCGATTTCAtgaagtacagtcgtgattcactggttgggccacacctgaAACAAAATCGTTAGTTGGatcgactgacagatgtcaaaaactccaaaggagacgtaattgcatctattcacatctaataattgtcagattgattgtcaaagtaaatttgacatataattttgacattcagatgctttttagttggacaatggtccaactaacggaggtccaactaaaaaggggtccagttaaaaaatgtccaaccagcgaatcacgactgtaatcaTTTGGACaacttaaatatttttttatttagtttcgATAAATTCGCTTcacctaatttaaaaaaaattagcccaaaattgtttttttacgCGAAAACCCTTATCCCTCCCTTTTAAGgcttatttttctttttgttttgaAGTTTCGATGACATATGGCAGTTGGCAGTTTAAAAGTTCACACACGGCAACAGTTTTAAAATACTTGTTTAAATCACTGTTCAATTTTGCAACTACGGtttcatggctggttatgttccaTATAATTTTGGACATTACATACATTACATACATACTTACATTACATGTAGTAAAAATTTGGCACCcatatacaataataaatgaCACGATGGCCACACGTTTCGTAGAACCATACAACACGCTCACGGAGTGCTTGCGGATtagacgccatcttcgattgaactgacagcatccGAACGAAAAGACACATGCCAttcatttctagggagtccagtgAGCAATTCTCTTTCaaatttacgctctttactttaattacagaaaggtatagAAATCATTCTCTTGTTGTATTGAACATCCGTTACCTTCTGAAAGGTTATATTAGAACTAGTTATTTCGGCATTTCCAATGGAAATTTCGAAATATTGGTACACGTACATCTAAGTATAAAATATTCAAACATATTCGAACATATGGATtctcatatggtaaccctggaAAGGGCATTTAATGATAGTGAAAGAAATAATTTGGCGACAAAAAAattcgatgtacgtgtaccgtTAGTTATGTTGTAGTTAGTTGATGGCAACGGATTAGCTGAAATCATAACAGGTCGAGCTCCATGTACTAGGGCTGATCCTATTCTAAATGGGCGAGCAcaggttttgattttttcagaCAAAGCACTCAGGAACTCCCCATTACTCCAGGAAAAACAGCAaatgctttccatgctccatcaacCGGAGATCCtccttggaactgtaacgatgtgggcatcgttgttgataggtaaatataaaaccataagttttgtggAGAGAATGTTTGCCGcgcagcctcttttatgatcgCACCCAccgctactgtcataataattagcatagaagCTATGCATAGCTGTCACCATCTGATGAATGTTACAGTGATATGCGCACTAAAATGCTTAGCGCGAGaatctttgctgtcagataaatttgtgtgttttaagaacaatcattacgttttcatcgcgaaacgtctatcTTTTGAATGTGGAATTACATTCTTGGTTCGAGTACAGAACGTAATgcctagccaccagacgaaataCGGTTTCTCTTgctaatccgtcgacgaaccggtgccaataaccgcgtttttcagctttaaCAAGtgtttcatttgcgtttctttCGTCGCGTAGATTCGGAAAAATTCGGGCGATGTTGTGATATAAGGACTTTCACAACATCGCCCGAATTTTCACGTTTCGACGTTCAGAAAGTCATTATAGGACTGTACGTCTACAATGCTACAGTTTTCCCCGTAcaatttatatgcgggatataTCGACAgttcatgcggagtctctccatAGATGCAAAACTTTTCGTGATTccctccgcattttccacaccatACTTTGTTTCTACAATGGGTAACTCTATGGCTccattgtttgcaacgacggccGTTCATgccccgcggcacaaaaaggtgaATAGGCAGACCAGCTCCGTTAAAAAAAGGATGTGAGTGGTCGGAGCAATACAATGCACTGAACAGTCCAGCGACGCGAAGATTTCTAGCGACTTCAGTGGAATTGTCATTTCatgttttgacatttttgttttggaatAAAGAAATACATTCTAATCTGAATAAATACTATTTTAATTTCAAGATAAAAGCAAGTAATAATTGATCGTTAGCTAAATGGTTGTAAAATATGGCCAATTGTCATCATTCATGCAGTCCAACAACAGCATGCAGTACCAAACACCGTGTATCATGCCCTTTATGCACATTATTATTTGGGAATGAGCAAAAAAGATATTGCTACAATTTATGGCAAGAGCTTGTCCGCAATTTATTCGTGGTTAGGAAGTTCGAAAATgagggcacagagaacagacgtccatcttcagcattcaacttgtgtaaaaatctctaacggtttcgaaggtagttgagatatccaaaccaggttcgctactgtcgtcatgttttttgtggctgagttcgactgaattgacagtggTTATTCctttacccagtcaaactagtccggaaccggttcggacttccagtatgaatCCCAGCTCTAATGCATGAACCGAtagtcagaatcggttgttttatttgagcaagattccatactgaatccattcaggatttcgaaccggttccggaatggatttgacggatagttgggataagttggtttgacggcgctagtgtttatcgtatattaattcaaatgtttacacacgttttttaaatatttttgttcgatcatagatgtctgttctctgtgatgagGGTGTCTACCAACGAAAAAAGCGGATCCAAATCTACAAGAAGTTCAACGCGGAAATGAGATTATGGTTGGTGCAATTGTACCAGGAGCATCCTTTGCTATGACGAAGCTAAGGAGAACTTTCAGAAGCACTTTCAAATAAGCATAAGTGAATATTACCGTTCTCAagccatttttgttattatattggttcataagaaaaaagcaaacacgttgatttaataaaattaataactaATGAAATAGTGTGGTGTGGTCCTtaatagggccaaaataggcaCCCTacctaagttagtgttggcgccctctatgcggtcacaggtagaactaaaattttctaaccaaaacataactcgtatcaagtgctacaattcttctgaacatactattcaactaaatctaaccattatttcacaaaaaggtATAGTTCGttggaatcgagtactgatgcaCAATCATGCACTACTAGGACCCTTGCGAGACTTCGTTAaacgtttaataacttcttccaacaaagccggattgactagaagttttcgacgaagttgtagacaattaaattatcttgctcattttcacttacagcgataatacgatgcacacagtgctacctagcggcgaaaatgcgagctagtgggttttctccatataattatcgtaaaatcccatacaaacttcaagcatattGGCTCGGTAGTTAGATTTGTACGATATGCttaaaatttggtacaagtactcctggtgggactagaaatcgactctaATATGGGCCgattgaattttcaataattcattatttttctgggcagtctaatgtacTGTTACGTTTATTTTGTTTAGTAACGTAATAAAATATAAGCCCTAAGATACAGTAcagaaacaaatgaaatgatTGTGAAATGAGAGGCAGATGTCGCCACGCACGTCAACAACAAAGCAACCCTGCATCAATCAGACAGTAGCAACTGTCACCGCAATACACACGCATACCACCCGTCGTCGAAGAAAATCTCGTTTGACGTGAGGAAGTAGCAACGGTGTCAGTCAGAAAAAGCAGACCGCGGAAGAGGCACTTTTTCGGAAAGAGGTTAGTGCGGAAAGTTTAAACGGCCGGAAGACAACCCGGAGTGGTTCGCTGTCGTGTCCAGTGAAGGGGACAGATCAGGCCAACAACGAACGATTGCGCGCGACTCGGTAAGCGTTGGCGAAATACTGGTGACGGGCCATCGAAGTCAGAAAGCCGCTCGAACGGTACGACATTGCCACGTGGGGGAGTTAACCTCAAAACGACGGTTCGCCGGCGACGCAACCGGTGGAGATTGGCGAACAAGGACCGATAAACTGATAAGGACTGAGGATTAGCGATCAACTATTTGCTCAAGCGGTAAGCTAGTGACAGTCCGCTCGAGACTAAACTAATATGCGACTTGTAATCGACAGGCATAAAAACGATTCACACAGATCGTCGGCAACAAGTGCAAAAGGTTGCGCGAACGCACCGCACGGAAAAGGCCTTCCAAAGGAAGTAGGTGGCAACAAGTTGAAGGACCAAATGGAGGCTAATTCCCCTGTTGCCTCAGGGCCTTTATTTTCAGGTCTGAATCAGAGCGTACGGACAGCAAGCGGGTTCGGTCAGCAACCTACGAGGAAAGACGGCAGTACAGAACGAATCGATCGACTCTGAGTCTTCGACGACGACTATACGTCACACCAGCACGGAGGATGAGTTATCCGCGGGAGCATGACGGCACGGCCCATTGGTGTGAACGGCAGTATGCATCTCCGGGAAAAAACGGCGTGGCGGACATGGTAGGGGTGCACCCACAGCAAGCGTGAGTAAGAAGAAAAGAGAATAGGTAGAATAAGTAGATAGAGGAGAAGAGAGAACAGAAGGAGTAATGAGTAAAATAAAAAGCAGATAAAGCAGGGCAATGGAAGGAGAATAAAGTTTGTGTCGATGAAAATTTATGTTGTGGATTTTAGTTTCTTCAGTTTTGTGTGGCCTTTTACGAGCTTTCCGGGGCTGATCGAGGTTTTCGTTTCCCCCTCGACAGTCGCACACGCAACATTGGCGCCCAACTGAAAATCCACAAAAGTATACTACCGTttagcgaaatattttttggtttaaGATTTTGGTTTTGTGCATATTATTATCTGGCCTacgataattttattttaaccctTACGCATATTTATACGAAATGGATTACACATTATTAACAGACGAAGAAGTGACCTATGAGTTGGCTCTACGTCACGTCGTCAACTTAGGTCCCACCACACATAGAGGGAAGGTGATTCGTCTCAAGGCGGTTATTCAAGAAGAATCCTTGAGAGATTTTAAACCCACTAGTTCAGACCATGTAATGAGTCCACAGTCCAACATTGAACTGTGTGAATCTCAGGTTCAACAACTGCACCTTAGCACTGAATCGGCCATTCACACAGCCGATAGTGCAGCTTTGAACCAAATCATAACACGTCTTAACCATTACCGTGATCGATTAAGATTAATTCGGTGCACGGGTGAACTGCGGGACACGCACGCATTGCTCACCATGCATGTTGAGGTGTTGTtgcgaaaaattaaaaagtcgAGTGTAGTGAATGATGTGCAGGATGAAAATACAGTGAATCAATCAAGACCGACTGGTGCAATCAGACGGACCATCAGCAAAGTAGATGAAGCAGTTGGAGGGAAAGAAGACAGCACGATCCCGCTGGATGGTAACCAAAGTCAAGAAACCACACCAACTCCAGTACCACAACCTCTTATGGCGTCCTTCTCGGATGGACAAGGCAGAGGATGGCGGCCCCTCAGTTCGTTTGAAGCACGCGACGACGATGATAGAAGGCAAGCAGACACAGGACGAGGTAGCAACTCACCACCACCTCCCTACATTCCACGAGGACCGGGAAGGGGGTCGCTGCTTACCAGTTCGTTTAATGTACGTGATGAGAATTACAGAAAACACACAGATTCAGACGGGTGGAATAATTCACTACCACCACCCTATATTTCAAGTAGAGATGAAAGGGGATATCATCCCGCAAGGGAGGAGGCAGTATCAGAAGCTCGCTGGTTGGAGGAGAGGATAAGGGAGGTACAGGACAGAGAGGAACGGAATCGAGAAGAATTCTGCAGGATGCGAAACGAGTTGGAGCGTCTAATCCGTCGAGAAAGACCAACGCCAGAACGGGGAGAGGAACGTAGGATGCAGAAGGCCGTACACAATTGGCCATTCAAATTTCGAGGCGAGAAGGATACGACATCACTCAACGTTTTCCTGGACCGCGTAGAAACCTTTGCTAGGTCGGAAGGTATGAGCGATGCAATGCTTCTGAGCTCCATCAAGCATTTACTTCAAGAAGACGCAATCGATTGGTACGCACGAGCAACTTCACAGCGCCTGCTGCATACATGGAACGACTTCAAGCGTGAAATTCGAAGAGAGTTTCTGCCAAGTGGTTATTCACAGATCCTTCGTCTGGAAGCCAGCTTCAGATACCAAGGGAAAGATGAGACGTTTGCGAAATACTATCGTGACATTGCAGCGCTCTTTCGCTTCGTGGAACCTCCAATCCCGGACGACGAAAAGTTTTTCGTAGTGAAAAAGAATATGAACGAAAACTATGCTGCTATCGTAACGGCAGCAAGGCCACGAACATTAGAGGAAATGGTCGAAGTATGTACTGGATATGATGAGACGAGAATGCTTCACAACAGACAACGCAGGATTCCGATTCCCCACAGTGCGTTACTTGAACCGAGCTTCGCTACCCCTGTAACAACAAACAGACCGATGCCGGTACCACAACAACAGCAACCATACCGGGTCAACAGAGTTCATTCGGTGGAGGTTGAAGGTTTTCCCGAGAGTGAAGCAGGAGAAGAAGATGTTGAGGACAAATGGCAGCACAGCATCGACGAACTCGTCGAGCAAGTTAACGCGTTGAAAATGAACCTGGAGAGTAAAACAGTGCGGCCAAACTTCACAATGCATAAGGAGCCGCAGCATAGGTTCGCAAATAGGTTCAACCGACTCGGCATGGAGCAGCAGCATAGCAGAGAAGCAGATCAATCATTCGTTCAGCATCAACAGTCGCAGGTAATGCACAGTCAACCGCGTCAATCGCAGCAGCAGATAGTTCAATCGAGAGTACAAGGCTGGCAACCAAGGCGGTGGACTCAAACCGCGATGGAAGAATCGAACGGTAACAACCAACGAAGTAACCGGTCGCAGCAAGCGCCAGAAAGGCAGAAAGAAATCCAATATGAAGAGAGGCAACTGAACAACCAACGATCATCAATCGTGTGCTGGAACTGTGACGAAGAGGGTCATCGGTTTATGGACTGTCCCAAACCACAGGCAATTCTTTTCTGTTACCGTTGCGGACGAAAGGGGTATTCGCTTCGCAGTTGTTTCACATGTCGCACAGACACGTCAAACTACCCAGCGGAGAACCAGCTATAGAGGGGAGCAGTTCTTCGCGCACTTTTGGACAACCCTTCGACATTCCTGAATTCAAAGACCTCAATTCTATCATTATTAATCCCGGAAGCGACAACCGTCCGCATGCCGTCATATCAGTGTTAGGGAAAGAGTTAATCGCTTTACTTGACAGCGGAGCAAACTGTTCTCTGTTAGGAGGAGGGAGAGTCGAACTGGCAGAGAAATACGGTCTACAGAAAGGAGCTGTCAGTGGCGGAATAAAAACGGCAGACGGTACAAAGCATAGAATCTCAAATTTTGTGTATCTTCCCATCGTGTACAACAACCGCAACGAGGTTCTACCCGTGTTGTTGGCACCATCAATCCCGGACTGTATcattttgggaatgaatttctGGGACAAGTTTGGCGTAAAGGCAGTGTGTTGCGCAATTGAGGCGGAGAGTAAAGAGAAACAGAAAATAAATGACGATCAAGAGATGAAGCAGCTTACATCGGAACAGAAGAAGCGGTTGGAGCAAGCTATTCGAAAATTTCCGAAAGCACAAGAAGGAAAACTAGGTAGGACGAAATTATACGAGCATCGCATTGAGGTTGGAAACGCACCACCCCGCAAGCAACGGCACTATCCCATGTCACCGTATGTTCTACAAGAAGTGAATAGGGAGATCGATCGAATGATTGCACTAGATGTCATCGAGGAGGCTCAGTTTTCGCCATGGAACAACCCGTTGGTCGCCGTCAAAAAGAAGACAGGACAGTATCGTGTCTGCTTGGATGCCCGTCACCTCAATTCTATCATGATGAACGAAGGCTACCCAATCCCACAGATTGCAGCGATCACCAACAATCTCCGAAGCAGCAAATACATTTCATCGATTGACCTGAAAGACGCCTTCTGGCAATTGCCACTTCAGCTCGAATCGAGGCCGCTGACGGCTTTCACCGTTCCGTCTAGAGGCCACTTTCAGTTCAAGGTGGTGCCTTTCGGATTGTGCACAGCCAGCCAGGCCTTGGCGCGTCTCATGACGCACCTCTTCGCCGATCTAGAACCGCTGGTATTCCATTACCTagacgacataattatctgcTCGGAAACTTTCGAAGAGCACATAGCCCTGCTCGAAGAAGTGGCCCGCCGGCTGCAACAGGCAAATCTCACGATTTCATCGGAGAAGTCGATGTTTTGTAGGAAGAGCATGAAATACCTCGGCTACGTAATCGATGAACAAGGTTGgcgagtagatgatgaaaaaatCCAGGCCATCGTACAGTTTCCAACGCCGACTACACGGAAAGAAGTACAGCGTTTCCTAGGTGTTTGCAACTGGTACCGACGGTTTATTGCGGGATTCTCACAGCTAGCAGCTACACTTACGAACCTGACATCGAGGAAGACAAAGTTCCGCTGGATACCCGCAGCTGAAGAAGCTTTCCTCAAGTTAAAAGCAGCTCTAGTTTCGGCCCCGGTATTAGCCATGCCGGACTACAGCAAACCGTTTGCCATTGCGTGCGATGCCAGCGATACGGCGATCGGAGCAGTATTAACACAGGAGATAAACGGTGAAGAACATCCGATCAGCTACTTCTCGCAGAAGTTGTCATCGTCTGAGCGAAAGTACTCGGTCACCGAGCGGGAGTGTCTCGCAGTCATTCGAGCGATCGAGAAGTTTAGGGGCTACGTGGAAGGAATCAAATTCATCGTTCACTGCGACCATGCAGCCCTCAGCTATTTGAAGTCGATGAAGCACCCAACGGCCCTGATGAGCCGATGGCTATTGCGGCTAAatgctttcgattttgagaTCCGGTACAGAAAAGGTTCCATCAACGTTGTTCCAGATGCGCTCTCCAGAACGGTTTCGGAAGCAGTGTTCGAGGCTGATCAAGTGCAGGATCCGTGGTACAGAAAGCTGATGAAGAACGTAATGAACGGAGGTGATCAATTTCCAGACTTTCGCATTGCGAACAACACGCTGTTCAAGAACTGCCGTTGCAAGGATGAGGTTGGTGCTGTCCATCACAAGTGGAAACAGGTCGTTCCAAAAGAAGAACGGTTGCAACTAATCCGCAGATTCCACGACGAGCCAGCAGCTGCGCATTTAGGTCTCTACAAAACATGGCACAAACTACAAGCCCACTACTACTGGCCGCAGATGCAGCAGGAGATAAACGCCTACGTAAGGAACTGTGCAACCTGCAAAGCATGCAAAGCACCGGCAACGAGAATGATGCCGCAAATGGGGAATCTCAAGCCGGCGAAAATTCCATGGGAGATGATATCGGTTGACTTTGTCGGCCCACTCACACGTTCCAAGCGAGGAAACACGGTGTTATTGGTAGTAGTAGACTGGATCAGCAAGTACGTGATCGTCAAGCCAATGCGGCAAGCAGATTCGCAGAAAATGGTAGCGTTTTTAGAAGAAGAGGTATGCCTTAAGTTCTCACGCCCACGGCTAATATTATCCGACAATGGAAAGCAGTTTCAATCTATGGTTTTCAAATCCTGGCTTGCGAGACACAAGATCGGCCATATGAAAACAGCATTCTATTGTCCGCAGGTCAATAACACCGAACGCGTCAACCGAGTCGTAGTTACTTGCATCCGAGCGCTGCTGGACGGCGATCATCGAGAGTGGGATGAGAAGTTACCGGCAATCACGGCGGCAATAAACGCAGCAAGGCACGAAGCAACGGGCGTAAGTCCACACGAAGCGAATTTTGGACGGAACCTACTGTTGCATACAGACCTCTACACGCAGCAAGAACTGAACACTCCGGAGGATCCTAAGGTAGCGCAGGAAATGAGGCTATCGACCATTCGCCGAATTCAGAAGCTGATAACTGAACGCATCAAGAACAGCCACCAACGAGCAAAGCAGCGATACAACCTCCGCGCGAGATCTGTAGTATTCAAAGTCGGAGATCTGGTATGGAGGCGATCATTTGTACTCTCATCGAAAGCGGAACAGATCAGCAGCAAACTAGAGCCGAAATTCGTTCCGGCAATCGTCAAGGACATCCTTGGAACGAACCTGTACGTGTTAGAAGACATTTTGAGTGGGAAGAAAGGCAGGTATCACGCAAAGGATATCAAAGCCGACTGAAACGAACAAAGTCCAGCTATGTCGGCAGGTTCACCCTGCTAACCACGAGCATTGTGCCTCAAAAACACCGTTAGCCGATCGGGATAAATCGTGCCCTGTCATGGTGTGGCgagcaataacttttttcaaactACCTCCCCACCATGGCACACCAGCCAGCGTCAGTTGGATTCGAGGAGCTGTCTTGGAAGGCCCATGACAACTCGCAGTCGCAGCAAGGAGCTGTCGAGACGTGAGGGACGGGACAGGACTTCCAGCAACAAGGACAGAAACCTGCCAACCACAGGCGCgccgttagcgaatcgggagaaaacgcatTTCGGGGAAGCAGAAGCCTTAGCAGGCGTTCCGTTCACGAATCGGGAGAAATCGTACCCTGCAGACTGTAAGCGGGTTGCAGGGAACTCAGCAGTACAGCATATAGTTTTCTGGATAGGAGGAGCGGAGACCCGGGGATCGACGACTGCAAATCGGTTCGGCGCGGAGTCGATGCTTACGGTCACTA carries:
- the LOC131686967 gene encoding uncharacterized protein LOC131686967, translating into MDYTLLTDEEVTYELALRHVVNLGPTTHRGKVIRLKAVIQEESLRDFKPTSSDHVMSPQSNIELCESQVQQLHLSTESAIHTADSAALNQIITRLNHYRDRLRLIRCTGELRDTHALLTMHVEVLLRKIKKSSVVNDVQDENTVNQSRPTGAIRRTISKVDEAVGGKEDSTIPLDGNQSQETTPTPVPQPLMASFSDGQGRGWRPLSSFEARDDDDRRQADTGRGSNSPPPPYIPRGPGRGSLLTSSFNVRDENYRKHTDSDGWNNSLPPPYISSRDERGYHPAREEAVSEARWLEERIREVQDREERNREEFCRMRNELERLIRRERPTPERGEERRMQKAVHNWPFKFRGEKDTTSLNVFLDRVETFARSEGMSDAMLLSSIKHLLQEDAIDWYARATSQRLLHTWNDFKREIRREFLPSGYSQILRLEASFRYQGKDETFAKYYRDIAALFRFVEPPIPDDEKFFVVKKNMNENYAAIVTAARPRTLEEMVEVCTGYDETRMLHNRQRRIPIPHSALLEPSFATPVTTNRPMPVPQQQQPYRVNRVHSVEVEGFPESEAGEEDVEDKWQHSIDELVEQVNALKMNLESSTDSAWSSSIAEKQINHSFSINSRR